The DNA region GAAGTCGCCGGCGCGGCCGAGCGGATCGCGGGTGAGGTAATAGCCGTGGCGCGGATGGCCGAGGCAGAGCGCCATGAAGCGCGCGACCGGGATCGGGCCGTCGGCGCGGATGAGGTCGGCAAGCTCGCGCCCGAGCGGGGTCATCCCCGCGGCGGCGTGACGAGGGCGCGGCGGATGAACCACAGGCCGGCCAGGATCATCGGCACCGACAGGATCATGCCCATGGTCAGGCCGAAGGCGAAGAAGCCGAGCTGCGGATCGGGCTGGCGGAACATCTCGCCGATGATGCGCACGATGCCGTAGAGGGTGGCGAACAGCGCCGCCACCAGCCCGGGCCGGCGCAGCGCGCCCATGCGCACCGCGATCATGCCGACCGCGAACAGCAGAAGCCCTTCGAGCCCCGCCTGATAGAGCTGGCTCGGATGGCGCGGCTCCGGCCCGCCGGTGGGAAAGATCACCGCCCACGGCACGTCGGCGACGCGGCCCCACAGCTCGCCATTGACGAAATTGGCGATGCGGCCGAGGAACAGGCCGATCGGCACGGTTGCGGCCACGAGGTCGAACAGCGACAGCACCGAAATGCCGCGGCTTCTGGCGAACAGCACCATCGCCACCACCGCGCCGAGGAAGCCGCCGTGGAACGACATGCCGCCGCGCCAGACCATCAGCGCATCGAGCGGGTGGGCGGCGTAATAGTCGAAATTGTAGACCAGCACGAAGCCGAGCCGGCCGCCGAGGATGACGCCGAGCGCGATCCACAGCAGCGCGTCGTCGAGGTCGGCGGGCTGCATCGGCGCGGTGCCGCCCCACAGCGACGGGTTCGACACCAGCCGCCGCGTCAGCCACCAGCCGCCGAGCAGCCCGACGATATAGGCCAGCGCATACCAGCGGATGGCGAACGGGCCGATCGACACCAGCACCGGGTCGAAGGCCGGGAAGGGGATGGCGAGGAGCGGCGGTGCGAGGAGCGGCAGCATGGCGGCAGGCTGTGCCCGCCGGGGCGGGGCGCGTCAAGCCCGCGCCTGTGTGCCGCGTTGGATGAGAGCGGCGGAACCCTTGCGCCCGGCCGGCGCCGCCACCATTGTGTCGCCATTCTAGGCCTATAGATCCAGGTTGCGACTTTGGCACAGCACGCCGACCGGATTCAGGCTATGACCCGGAATGGAATTCGCTCGAACGTCAACGGCTCGGGCGGACCGCGTATCAGGAGATGAGGTCATGACTCAGACCACGAGCCGGTTCTTCGACGATGTTTCGCGCCTGGTGAACGATGCCGCCGGCATGGCCGACGGCGTGCGCCGCGAGGTCGAGACGATTGTGCGCGCCCAGGCCGAGCGCATCCTGCGCGATCTCGACGTGCCCTCGCGCGAAGAGTTCGAGGTCATGCGCGACATGGTGATCAAGGCGCGCGAGGAGAACGAGGCGCTGGCCGCCCGTCTCGCCGCGCTCGAAGCCAAGGTGAACGGCTGACGTGGTCTTCGCCCCCGGCCTTGGCGGCCGGCGGGACGCAGTCTTTCCCTCTCCGACAAGGGGAGAGGGAGGACGAAAGCCGAGCGGATCGGCTGGCAGGAAGATGTGCATATAGCCGGCTATTTGCTTGAATCCGTTGTGCGAATCCAATCGCGTCGGATACAGAGGGCGGTAGCCGGCCGCTCAAGAGCCACGATATGATTTCCGCAGGCGATGATTCGCGTTCAACTTCTCGCGGGAGTGGATCATCGCCGTTTCGAAGTTGCGACCGCGCCCCACGACCCTGGATCGCGAGGTAGGCCGGATGAGCTTAATCGAAATCGACGTCGAGCATCGCTCCAATCCGGTGGATCTGGTCGAACGACTCGCCAGCGCGAACGACTGGACGTTCGAGCGTTCGGGCGACGACGAGATCACCCTGTCGCTGGATGGCCGCTGGAGCGACTACCACGTCTCCTTCTCCTGGATGGACCAGGTCGAGGCGCTGCACATGGCGTGCGCCTTCGACCTCAAGGTGCCGGAGGGGCGGCGGCCCGAGGTGCTGAAGCTCCTGGCCATGGTCAATGAGCAGATGTGGCTCGGCCATTTCGACCTGTGGTCGAGCGAAGGGGTGGTGATGTTCCGCCACGCCCAGCTTCTGGCCGGCGGCGCCTCGATGGGCCATTCGCAGTGCGAGGCGCTGCTGCAGGCCGCGGTTGACGCGGTCGAGCGCTTCTACCCGGCCTTCCAGTTCGTGGTGTGGGCCGGCAAGAGCGCGCGCGAGGCGCTCGACGCCTCGCTGCTCGACACGGTCGGCGAGGCCTGATAGCCCTCGACGGGAACGGCGCGCCTCCTCTCCCGCGCGGGGAGAGGAGAGCGATGCGATCGCCGAATCCTGTGTGACATCATGGCACTTCCTTCATTCTCAGGTCCGCTCGTGCTGCTCGGCGCGGGCAAGATGGGTGGCGCGCTGCTGGAGGGCTGGCTCGCCGAGGGGCTCGATCCCGGCCGGGTCGCGGTGGTCGACCCCGCCCCGCCGCCCGAGGCGGCGGCGCTGATCGGCGCGCGCGGCATCGCCCTCAATCCCGACCTTTCGGCCCTGCCGGCGCCGGCGGTGATCCTGCTCGCGGTCAAGCCGCAGGTGGCGGCGGCCGCCCTGCCGGCGGTGGCGGGCTGCGCCGCTCCCGGCACGCTGGTGGTGTCGATCATGGCCGGCAAGACGCTGGCCAATCTGGAAGCCGCCTTTCCGGCCGGCACCGCCATCGTCCGCTCGATCCCCAACACCCCGGCCGCGGTCGGCCGCGGCATCACCGTGGCGGTGCCCAATGGCCGGCTGACGCCGGCCCAGCGGGAGCTTGCGCACGCGCTGCTCGCCGCCACCGGCGCCTGCGAATGGATCGACGACGAGGCGCTGATGGACGCCGCCACCGCGGTGTCGGGCTCAGGCCCCGCCTATGTGTTCCTGCTGGTGGAAAGCCTGGCGCGGGCGGGGGCTGCGGCCGGCCTGCCGGCCGACCTCGCCGCGCGGCTGGCGCGGGCCACCGTGATCGGCTCGGGCGAGCTGCTGCGGCTGTCCGACCTGCCGGCCGACCAGCTTCGCCGCAACGTCACCTCGCCGGGCGGCACCACGGCGGCGGCGCTGGCGGTGCTGATGGCCGAGGCCGGGTTCGACCCGCTGCTGGAACAGGCAGTGGCGGCGGCGACCGCACGCGGGCGCGAACTCGCGGGGTGAGCGGGCGTCGTCATCCCGGACGAGCGTGAACGAGGCCGGTCGTTCCCGGCCGAGCCGCGTCAGCGGCGAGGGGAAGGGAACCCACAGGCTTCGCCGTGGGGAGGCGCTTGCCCGATCCGGCCGCGCGATGAGGGCGGGGCAGGTTATCCCTCCGGCGTCATGCAATGCGCCATGTCCCTCAATGCGCCATGTCCCCCAATGCGCCATGTCCCCTGGGCCCCCTTCCCTCGCGCGGCTGCGCCACGCTCGCCGGGGGCGACGGCTGACCCCTTCCGGCGCACGGTCCCGGGTTGGAACGGCGAAATGTGCTTTGATGGGTGCACCGGCTCGGGGTGGCCACCCCGAGCCGGTGCGGGCGGCACGCCGTGTCCCGGGTGAGCCTTCGAGGCCGTCGCGAGCAGAAGCGGCCGTCCGTCCCAAGCCAACCCGAACAGTTGCACGGGGCTTTTGACCCCGCTTCCAAGCCTGGGATGCTTGCCATGCTGCCACACCCGACGCCGTTTGCCACCCACCTTGTGGGCATCGATGTCTCCAAGGACTGGCTCGACATCGCCTTCGACGACACCAAGGTCGAGCGCGTCGATAACACCCCCGCGGCTCTCCAGCGCTTGGCCAGGCGCCTGGTGAAGGCCGGGCTCACCACCGCCGGCCTGGAGCCGACCGGCGGCTATGAACGCCTGGCGGTCGCGGTGCTGCGCGAGGCCGGCCTCACCGTGCTGCAGGTCGACAGCTGGCGCTGCCGCCAGTTCGCCAAGGCCTGCGGCCAGCGCGCCAAGAGCGATCCGCTCGACGCCCGCATCATCCGCGCCTTCATGCTGCATCACCCCTGCCGGCCGTTCCCGGAGCCCTCGCAAGCGCAGAGCGACCTGACCGCCTGGGTGCGCGAAATCACCCGCGCCGAGGCCGACATCCGCCGCCTGGAGAACCGCAAGGCCCACCCCACCCTGGCGGCCATCACCGCCCGGCTCGATGCCGAAATCGCCGCCCTGCGCGAGACCGTCGCCGCGGCCGAACAGGCCATCGAGGCGTTGATCGCCGCCGATCCGGCGATGGACGCCAAGGCCAAGATCATCACCTCGGTGCCGGGGATCGCCACCAAGACGGCCCGCGTCCTGCTCGCAGAAGCTCCCGAACTCGGCCGGTTCACCCCCCGCCAAGCCGGTGCCATCGGCGGCTGCGCACCCTATCGCAACGACAGCGGCAAAGCGCGGCGGCCGGCCCATATCGAGGCCGGACGCCGCGCGCTCAAGCGCGCCTGCTATCTCGCCGCCTTCGCCGCCATCCACTGGAACCCGTGGGCCAAACAGCTCTACGCCGACCTCAAAGCCCGCGGAAAACCCGCCAAGGTCGCCCTCATCGCCATCGCCAGAAAGCTCCTGACCATCCTCAACGCCATGATTCGAGACAACAAACCCTGGCGAGACCCCAAAACCGCATGACAGTTGCTCGCGCGGCTTCGCCGCTTGCCCGGGACGACGTGAAACGGGGGCAGGTCGCTGGCCTTCGGCCCTTGCCCGGGACGACGCGGCGGCCCGTTCAGATCGCCGCGGCGGGGGCGGTCTCGTCGCCGGGGCGGGAGGTGTCGGCCCAGCTCCGCGCCGCGCGCTCGCGCCGGCAGCGCGGGCGGGGGATCATCCGGCAGAACTCGCCGATTCGGGTCGACCAGTCCCAGGCGCGGGCCAGCTCGCGGTCGAGCGTCGCCATGGTGCGCGACAGGTCGGGATCGTCGTCGTCGAGCCAGGTCTCCGACACGCGGGCGAACAGCATCGCCAGACCCTGGGCGCGGGCCATGCCGCTCAGGCCCGAGGCCTCGATGCCGGCGCCGGCCAGCATCCACTGCATCGAGCGCAGCGACAGCCGCCCCAGCGCCATGCCGAGCGGCGGGTAGCGCAGGCCGGAGGCGCGCAGGTTCTGCACCGCCCGCCGGTGCGGCGCCAGAATCTCGAAGCGCTGCATCATCACGTCGAACAGCCGCTCGCGCGGGGTGACCTCGGCGTCGTCATCGGCGGCGGTGGCGGCCAGCACCTTGCGGTCGAGGTCCCTGGAGAACGCCGCCACGATGTCGAAGGTGGAGCCGAACTCGCGGCGGAACTGGGCCAGCGGCACGCCGGCCCGTTCGCCCACCGTCTTGAGGTCGATGTCCTCGAACCGCCGCTCGGCGAGCAGGCCGAGGAAGGCCTCGATCAGCCGCTCGCGCGGGGACGCCTCGGCCATGCCGGGGGCCGCCGGCTCGCTGTTGGCGCCGTTCGAATTGTCGGTCATAGCCGCCTCCTCGAAAATGGGGGAGCCGCAGGCCCGCTCTGCGGGCTGCGGACGTTTTCGCGTCGCCTCAACATAGGACGTGCGCCGGCTGGCGCAACGGCAGCGCGGTCCGCGTCGAAACGTCGAGCGCGAACCATTATATATCGCCCCGGCAGTTCCGCCCCCAGCAACCGAAAAGACCGATCGTGGCTCCCCCCGCCCCGCGCGCCAATCTCGATCCCGATCTCGACCGCCGCGAGGCCGAGGCCGAGGTTGCGGCCGACCGGGCGATCGCGGACGAGGCGTTCGCCGCCGATCTGGCCGAGACGCTGGCGGAGGATTTCGGCGACGAGGCGGGGGAGGGCGCGGGGCCGGTGGTCGGCGAGCTCGCGCGCGGCGCGGCGCTGATCCGCGAGCTGGCCCGCCACGCGCCGACCGGCCCCGGCGTCTACCGCATGACGGGGGCCACGGGCGACGTGCTCTATGTCGGCAAGGCCAAGAGCATCAGGCGGCGCGTGCTGTCCTATGCCCGCGCCGCCGGCCACACCAACCGCATCGCCCGCATGGTGTCGCTGACCATGGCGATGGAGTTCGTCTCGACCCGCACCGAGACCGAGGCGCTGCTGCTCGAAGCCAATCTGATCAAGCGGCTGCGCCCGCGCTTCAACGTGGTGCTGCGCGACGACAAGTCGTTCCCCTACATCCTGATCACCGGCGACCATCCGGCGCCGCAGATCTGCAAGCATCGCGGCGCCCGCACGCTGCCCGGCAAGTATTACGGGCCGTTCGCCAGCGTGTGGGCGGTCAACCGCACGCTGAACGCGCTGCAGCGGGCGTTCCTCATCCGCTCGTGCTCGGACGCGGTGTTCGAAAGCCGCACCCGGCCCTGCCTGCTGTTCCAGATCAAGCGCTGCGCCGGCCCCTGCACCGGCGAGGTGACGGCCGAGGCCTACCAGCGGCTGGTGAGCGAGGCCAACGCCTTCCTGTCCGGGCGCTCGCGGGCGGTGAAGGAGGAGCTTGCCGCCGACATGGAGGCCGCCGCCGAGGTGCTCGATTTCGAGCGCGCCGCGGTGCTGCGCGACCGCTTGGCGGCGCTGTCGGCGGTGCAGGCGCACCAGGGCGTCAATCCCAGCGGGGTGGAGGAGGCCGACGTGTTCGCCATCGCCCAGGCGGCCGGGCAGACCTGCGTCGAGGTGTTCTTCTTCCGCACCGGCCAGAACTGGGGCAACCGGGCGTTCTTCCCGCGCGCCGACCGCTCGCTGGAGCCGGGCGAGGTGCTGGCGAGCTTCATCAGCCAGTTCTACGACGACAAGCCGGTGCCGCGGATGGTGCTGGCCTCGCACGCCCTGCCCGAGGCGGCGCTGATCGCCGAGGCGCTGTCGGCCAAGGCCGAGCGCCGCGTCGAGCTGATCTCGCCCCAGCGCGGCGAGAAGAAGATGCTGGTCGACAATGCCCGCCAGAACGCCGCCGAGGCGCTGGGGCGGCGGCTGGCCGAAAGCGCCTCGCAGATGAAGCTGCTGGCGGCGCTGGCCGAAGCCTTCGCGCTGCCGCGCCCGCCGGTGCGGGTCGAGGTGTTCGACAATTCCCACATCATGGGCACCAATGCGGTGGGCGCCATGGTGGTGGCCGGGCCGGAGGGCTTCCGCAAGAAGGAATACCGCACCTTCAACATCCGCTCGGCCGACATCACCCCCGGCGACGATTTCGGCATGATGCGCG from Blastochloris tepida includes:
- a CDS encoding IS110 family transposase, with the protein product MLAMLPHPTPFATHLVGIDVSKDWLDIAFDDTKVERVDNTPAALQRLARRLVKAGLTTAGLEPTGGYERLAVAVLREAGLTVLQVDSWRCRQFAKACGQRAKSDPLDARIIRAFMLHHPCRPFPEPSQAQSDLTAWVREITRAEADIRRLENRKAHPTLAAITARLDAEIAALRETVAAAEQAIEALIAADPAMDAKAKIITSVPGIATKTARVLLAEAPELGRFTPRQAGAIGGCAPYRNDSGKARRPAHIEAGRRALKRACYLAAFAAIHWNPWAKQLYADLKARGKPAKVALIAIARKLLTILNAMIRDNKPWRDPKTA
- the lgt gene encoding prolipoprotein diacylglyceryl transferase, whose translation is MLPLLAPPLLAIPFPAFDPVLVSIGPFAIRWYALAYIVGLLGGWWLTRRLVSNPSLWGGTAPMQPADLDDALLWIALGVILGGRLGFVLVYNFDYYAAHPLDALMVWRGGMSFHGGFLGAVVAMVLFARSRGISVLSLFDLVAATVPIGLFLGRIANFVNGELWGRVADVPWAVIFPTGGPEPRHPSQLYQAGLEGLLLFAVGMIAVRMGALRRPGLVAALFATLYGIVRIIGEMFRQPDPQLGFFAFGLTMGMILSVPMILAGLWFIRRALVTPPRG
- the proC gene encoding pyrroline-5-carboxylate reductase, producing MALPSFSGPLVLLGAGKMGGALLEGWLAEGLDPGRVAVVDPAPPPEAAALIGARGIALNPDLSALPAPAVILLAVKPQVAAAALPAVAGCAAPGTLVVSIMAGKTLANLEAAFPAGTAIVRSIPNTPAAVGRGITVAVPNGRLTPAQRELAHALLAATGACEWIDDEALMDAATAVSGSGPAYVFLLVESLARAGAAAGLPADLAARLARATVIGSGELLRLSDLPADQLRRNVTSPGGTTAAALAVLMAEAGFDPLLEQAVAAATARGRELAG
- the uvrC gene encoding excinuclease ABC subunit UvrC, which gives rise to MAPPAPRANLDPDLDRREAEAEVAADRAIADEAFAADLAETLAEDFGDEAGEGAGPVVGELARGAALIRELARHAPTGPGVYRMTGATGDVLYVGKAKSIRRRVLSYARAAGHTNRIARMVSLTMAMEFVSTRTETEALLLEANLIKRLRPRFNVVLRDDKSFPYILITGDHPAPQICKHRGARTLPGKYYGPFASVWAVNRTLNALQRAFLIRSCSDAVFESRTRPCLLFQIKRCAGPCTGEVTAEAYQRLVSEANAFLSGRSRAVKEELAADMEAAAEVLDFERAAVLRDRLAALSAVQAHQGVNPSGVEEADVFAIAQAAGQTCVEVFFFRTGQNWGNRAFFPRADRSLEPGEVLASFISQFYDDKPVPRMVLASHALPEAALIAEALSAKAERRVELISPQRGEKKMLVDNARQNAAEALGRRLAESASQMKLLAALAEAFALPRPPVRVEVFDNSHIMGTNAVGAMVVAGPEGFRKKEYRTFNIRSADITPGDDFGMMREVLRRRFARLMKETPRPAEPQTAQQTAPQAAPADETADAADSVSAAEAKWPDLVLIDGGAGQLSAARAVLDELGVEGVALVGIAKGPDRNAGREHFFVTGREPFMLPPRDPVLYFVQRLRDEAHRFAIGTHRKKRGRDIREGGLQEIPGVGPARKRALLRHFGTLKAVEQAAMRDLEAVAGINAETARRIYDFFHERGG
- a CDS encoding TetR/AcrR family transcriptional regulator, giving the protein MTDNSNGANSEPAAPGMAEASPRERLIEAFLGLLAERRFEDIDLKTVGERAGVPLAQFRREFGSTFDIVAAFSRDLDRKVLAATAADDDAEVTPRERLFDVMMQRFEILAPHRRAVQNLRASGLRYPPLGMALGRLSLRSMQWMLAGAGIEASGLSGMARAQGLAMLFARVSETWLDDDDPDLSRTMATLDRELARAWDWSTRIGEFCRMIPRPRCRRERAARSWADTSRPGDETAPAAAI
- a CDS encoding YbjN domain-containing protein; translated protein: MSLIEIDVEHRSNPVDLVERLASANDWTFERSGDDEITLSLDGRWSDYHVSFSWMDQVEALHMACAFDLKVPEGRRPEVLKLLAMVNEQMWLGHFDLWSSEGVVMFRHAQLLAGGASMGHSQCEALLQAAVDAVERFYPAFQFVVWAGKSAREALDASLLDTVGEA
- a CDS encoding accessory factor UbiK family protein, encoding MTQTTSRFFDDVSRLVNDAAGMADGVRREVETIVRAQAERILRDLDVPSREEFEVMRDMVIKAREENEALAARLAALEAKVNG